A genomic region of Candidatus Bathyarchaeia archaeon contains the following coding sequences:
- the thrC gene encoding threonine synthase produces the protein MFFLECVACGAKFGAYPPQYSCKKCGSLLEYKCDDETLRTGKFVGSFNFWRYRKLLPEVRNVVSLGEGGTPLVKAKRLLKSVGLSNICFKDETRNPTNSFRDRCATLIVSNAVDLGYKSVVCATNGNLGASLAAYCAKSGLTCHVIVPRNVDMGKLAQMLIYDAVIEECGETVDNSLKRADELAKEMGWYPGSAEFNPLTIEALKTIAYEVYEQMGVPEWFIASMGSGGTLYAIWKGFKELEIRGEINAPPRMVGVQAEGCSPIVKAYTQNAQEPILETRPSTHALAILVKNPRYGKLALKAIKESQGIAITVSDDEIFSAEQEIAKLEGVFAEPASAATYAALKKLVNQHVIDKKDKIVCLITGSGLKATDILQALTKRRKTAIVGLELSTKEKILRILYETDAYGYELWKKLGKVMTRAAIYQHLNELSKNGLISSYEKGGRRYFRITKRGIKALQAFDNLKLLL, from the coding sequence ATGTTCTTCCTGGAGTGCGTGGCATGTGGTGCAAAATTTGGAGCTTATCCGCCACAATATAGCTGTAAGAAATGCGGCAGTCTATTAGAATATAAATGCGATGATGAAACACTTAGAACTGGCAAATTTGTCGGTTCCTTTAATTTTTGGCGTTATAGGAAGCTTCTGCCAGAGGTTAGAAATGTTGTCTCTTTGGGGGAAGGGGGAACCCCACTTGTTAAGGCAAAGAGACTTCTCAAAAGCGTTGGATTAAGCAATATATGCTTTAAAGATGAGACTCGAAATCCAACAAATTCTTTTAGGGATAGATGTGCCACCCTAATTGTTTCCAATGCTGTCGATTTGGGGTATAAGTCGGTTGTTTGCGCTACAAATGGAAACCTTGGGGCCTCTTTGGCCGCGTACTGTGCAAAGTCTGGATTAACATGCCATGTTATAGTGCCAAGAAACGTTGATATGGGAAAACTTGCCCAAATGCTCATCTACGACGCCGTAATTGAAGAATGTGGAGAAACAGTGGACAACTCGCTAAAAAGGGCTGATGAATTAGCCAAAGAAATGGGCTGGTATCCAGGGTCCGCCGAGTTTAATCCGCTAACCATAGAAGCCTTAAAAACCATCGCTTACGAGGTTTACGAGCAAATGGGCGTCCCAGAATGGTTTATAGCCTCCATGGGAAGCGGCGGGACATTATATGCCATTTGGAAAGGCTTCAAAGAACTTGAAATAAGGGGTGAAATAAACGCTCCTCCCAGGATGGTCGGCGTTCAAGCTGAAGGATGCTCACCAATTGTAAAGGCATACACCCAAAATGCACAAGAACCTATTCTTGAAACAAGGCCATCAACCCATGCGCTTGCCATACTCGTTAAAAACCCACGGTATGGCAAACTAGCCCTTAAAGCCATCAAAGAATCCCAAGGAATAGCCATAACAGTTTCAGACGATGAGATTTTCTCAGCAGAGCAGGAAATTGCAAAACTTGAAGGAGTCTTCGCCGAGCCAGCAAGTGCAGCAACATATGCAGCGCTCAAGAAACTTGTAAACCAGCATGTAATCGATAAAAAGGACAAGATTGTGTGTCTGATAACCGGAAGCGGCCTAAAGGCAACAGACATCCTCCAAGCCTTAACAAAGAGAAGAAAAACAGCCATTGTGGGGCTGGAGCTTAGCACAAAAGAGAAGATATTACGGATCTTATATGAAACGGATGCTTATGGCTATGAATTATGGAAAAAACTTGGGAAAGTGATGACAAGGGCAGCAATTTATCAGCATCTAAACGAGTTGTCAAAAAATGGGCTGATTTCAAGTTATGAAAAAGGTGGTCGAAGGTATTTCAGGATAACAAAACGTGGAATAAAAGCTCTCCAAGCATTCGATAACCTAAAGCTTCTATTATAG